Genomic window (Procambarus clarkii isolate CNS0578487 chromosome 72, FALCON_Pclarkii_2.0, whole genome shotgun sequence):
agctcggatgctgcagtttccgagacacagcaattgtcctttgagggacaagtcatccacaaactagaatgtcagcctgtagtggacgactactatatcaatcagaaaagggaagctgtgaagaaagctgcccagtctcttcatacagtaaagcttattgacagacccctcaacggccataagcctatttcacaccataaacataatgtttatttagagcagaagaagaaggcagaaggcaagacgattcgtgatgataaagataaggtCATGGAGTTGTTGTTTGCTGCATTTGAAAAGCATCAGTATTACAATATTAAGGATCTCCACAAGATTACCCGACAGCCAATCACTTATCTAAAGGACATCCTGAAAGACCTATGTAACTATAATGTTAAGTATCCTCACAAGAATATGTGGGAACTCAAGCCCGAGTACCGTCATTACAAGCTTGCCGAAAAGGCTGTGGAAAATTCAGTGTATGATTAGGGTCATACTAAACTTTGTTTCACAGTACAAAGGTAAAGAAAACGTGAAAGATCCAGGCAAATATAAGCCTCATACTCCAAGTCTGAGGTTGTGATCTACCTTGCGGTGCTTGTGCCTCTATCCGCTGCCCTTTAATGCAAGCCACGGCCGCTGCTCTGTCCCGTCTTCCAGACTGTGCAGTATCAGGACGAGTGGCAGAATGTACACAGAGATCGTGGTGTTTTCCATCAACCAGATCCTCCTCAACACCGTGTTCCAAGTCAGTGATGTTCCCGTGACCTCCGCCACAGTCCAGACGGTGACGGCACCAGCCCTGCAGCTGGTaatgaggtgaaggtggtggaggtgactaagcccctgatggtgatgaacgtcgacactgtcaccaccatagaagcagcaccgcctttaacttacttttaggacaccttgaatatatcacagattcaatgtatcaatatcacgtgttcattgtatagatatcataaaaataaatgcttatacagaacttcttcttgcttaacctattttagatcaaagttttgactaagaatataagaaaacaggaaaatcgctgcttacagtgatctgttgacgaaataaggcaaataggacactgggatttatttatcgaagcattagtaataaaacaccttgtgttattcttcagttatatcctgcTCTGATTAGGCCCCATGTACATCATGCAGTTTAGTTTCGATTGCCGTGTTATATGTTGGGAATCCTGACACCCAAATTATTAacccctgtcaccacaacataaattggttgtgaccagaaactaattttactaaccattaatttcaagtaggtgaatgtcagaagttttctagaaatccataaccgcgcaattgcgtcagttaccacgtgcgatgactgcttttttttaacaaattatttaacagttgtgattatgagtttcaaacggcgagggaaggggaataaaaagcaaaaatggtttcaaacctcaatacaggtaaggaaataaataaaaattatcaataaatataatgcatagtgtagctatgcacctctaaattaattaagtgcgtcattttgtgtttaaatccacggaaaatagtggttttaaatccgcggagttgacgcgcacattaatatccaaccataagactaagcactcacgtaaatttatccaataattgtgtggattattttcgtTAGGGTCAGTAACATATTAATAAATACTCATCAAATACCAGAGATGAAGAGATTACcccatactaattatatatacatcactcaaaataagagtcttttatataaaaccaaacaaaatacatagcactattccattactcctcattattatggtatataaatttattgccAAACCTTAACTGTAGTTAGGACAATTTTAGGCAGGAGCCCAACTAAATGTTGCTCAATCTAGCCTAATCTATTGATTTGTGCTAAGCCACTAAGGATAGGAATCTCATTTAGTTAGCACTGTACTAAGGAATGTGCACTAGCCAACATTTAATATATTGTGCAGACCCAAAACAGGGTGGGAATTATTAATTACATGAATTGTGTTCAACATATTTACTCTTAAGTTATTTATATTGTGTTTAACCTACAATGTGCCACtgctgcatccaaatgtgaaaatgAAGCAGTATTGGGCAAATTTGACAAAAATCGGTGGGAAAATAGACACGGAAAATGAGTCACTATCCAATCaggacgatctaaatagggttttgaaattgtaaaaagattggcagatgcagtttaatggtgACATATGTATGATTTTGAGGCAAGGAAATGATGATCcatgatacaagctagatggtgttgagattgcgaaaaggATCTGGAAGTTATGATCGGTAAGAAAATAAAATTCATAAATGAATGCAGAaatgctcgtaataaggcaaataggacactgggatttattaaataGGACATTATTTATGTCCTATTTATTAAAtagggcaaataggacactgtctTGTCCATACACCAGGTGTCtggacaagacacctggtgttgctcttcacctatatcttgccCCATTAAGATTATGCGGTTTAGCTTTAGTCGCCGTACTATTGAATCGATATATATTCACTTAAATGTGCCCAACGcatgatgacaaagttaattcccaaaattagaaaactgtcttatgaagagagattaacaaagtCTAAATTGCATTCTATGGAAAGGGGAAGAGGTAGTgtgtgatagaggtgtacaagtggatgaatgatcATAACATaggtgggtattaaaagtattaacacaagacagaacacgaaacaatgggtataaattggataagtttagatttaggaaagatctgggtaaatactggttcggtaggagggttgttgatttatgaaaaccaattaccacataacgtggtacataagaacaaaggcaactgcagaaggcctgttggcccataggaggcagctcctatttataaccaccctatcccactcatatacatgtccaaccaatgcTTGAAACAACCGAGGGACccccctccacaatgttacgcggcaattggttccacaaatcaacaaccctgttactgaaccagtatttacccaagtctttcctaaatctaaacttatccaatttatacccattgtttcgtgttctgtcttgtgttgatacttacataagaacataagaacaaaggtaactgcagaaggcctattggcccatacgaggcagctcctattctataaccacccaatcccactcatatacttgtccaacccgtgcttgaaacaatcgagggaccccacctccacaatgttacgcggcaattggttccacaaatcaacaaccctgttactgaaccagtatttacccaagtctttcctaaatctaaacttatccaatttatatccattgtttcgtgttctgtcctgtgttgatacttttaataccctattaatatccccccggttatgtccattcatccacttgtaaacctctatcatgtcacccctaactcttcgcctttccagtgaatgcaacttaagctttgttaatctttcttcatatgaaagatttctaatttggggaattaacttagtcatcctacgctggacacgttcaagtgaatttatatccattctataatatggcgaccaaaactgaactgcataatctaaatggggcctaactagagcaagatatagcttgagaaccacaccaggtgtcttgttactaacgctgcgattaataaatccaagtgtccgatttgccttattacgaacatttatgcattgatccttttgttttaaattcttactaatcataactcccagatccctttcgcaatccgacttcgcaatcataacaccatctagctcgtatcttgtaactctatcatcattacctaacctcagaactttacatttatcagcattaaactgcatctgccaatcctttgaccatttcaaaaccctatctagatccacttgaagtgatagtgagtcctcctccgaattaatttccctaccgattttcgtatcatcggcaaatttgcaaatgttgctactcaaacctgaatctaaatcatttatatatattataaacaacagaggtcccaggacagagccttgaggcactccacttacaacattttcccactctgacttgattccatttatactaactctctgtttcctttggtatagccatgccctaatccagcttaatatagcacccccaatagcatgagactctattttttttaatcagtctttcatgtggcactgtatcaaaagctttgctaaagtcaaggtatacaacatcgcaatccttaccactatcaactgcctcaacaatgctagaataaaaagataacaaatttgttaaacatgaacggccatttataaaaccatgttgcgactcaattattaatttatgtttttcaagatgaagacgaattttatttgctattatagattcgagtaactttcccacaatagacgttaggctaattggtcgatagttagacgcaagtgatctatctcctttcttaaaaactggtatcacattagcaactttccaaaactctggcactctgcctgactctattgatttattaaatatggttgacagtgggtcacaaagctcctccttgcattctttaagcaccctagcaaacacttcatccggccctggggatttgtttggtttgagttttactatttgtttaagaacatcctccctggtaactgctaaactcgtcaacctgtcctcgtccccacccacatagacttgttcggctgaaggcatattgttaagttcctctttagtaaatacagatacaaaatatttattaaaaatactactcatctcttcatcactatctgttatttgaccagtctcagtttttaatggacctatcctttccctagtcttagtacgatataactgaaaaaaccctttaggatttgtctttgcttgccctgctatgcgaacttcatagtttctttttgctttccttatctcttttttaacatttctaaccagttgtacgaattcctgttctaaagagacctccccatttttaatccttttgtaccaagctctctttttacctataaggttcttcaaattcttcaaatacttttaataccctattaatatcccctttgttatgtccattcacccacttgtaaacctctatcatgtcacccctaactcttcgccattccagtgaatgcaacttaagctttgttaatctttcttcatatgaaagatttctaatttatggATCGGTAATTTGGGTAGAGGTGGGGGTACCTTGACTGTATCAAACGTGAGTTTGacatgtatgtgagtgggattaggtggttatgttcgtaataaggcgaataggacaccgggatttattaattgaagcgttagtaacaagacacctggtgtgttcttaagctatatcttgctctggttaggccccatttagattatgcagttcatatttggtcgccgtattatagaatggatataaattcacttgaacgtgtccaacgtaggatgactaagttacttcctcaaattagaaatctttcatatgaagaaagattaacaaagcttaagttgcattcactggaaaggcgaagagttaggggtaacatgatagaggtttacaagtggatgaatggacataacagggaggatatttatagggtattaaaaatatcgacacaagacagaacacgaaacaatgggtataaattggataagtttcgatttaggacagacttgggtaaatactggttcagtaacagggttggtgatttgtggaatcaattgccgcgtaacgtggtggatgtggggtccctcgattgtttcaagcgcgggttggacaagtatatgagtgggattgggtggttatacataggagctgccacgtatgggccaataggccttctgcagttacctttgttcttatgttataaatatgagctgcctcatatgggccaattgaCCTTCTACAGCTACCTTTATTCTTGTGTCTTATGATCCCTTTGTTTTGTGAGTaccttgagggacctgcgcttccttCGTTGTCTTactttaaaagtatcaacacatggcagaacatgaaacaatgagtataaattggataagtttatatttaggaaagacctggataaatgtTGACACTATCCGCATGTTGGCACTATCCACTGACACTATCAATCGTAtgtggatttgtggaaccaattacgacATAACGAGGTGGAGATTGTGGTCCCtatattgtttcaaacgtgggttggacatgtatatgagtgcaattgggtggttatatatataggagctgactcatatgggccaataggccttctgcagttacatgagaacatacataagaacaaggtaactgcagaaggcttattggcccatacgaggcagctcctatctataaccacccaatcccactcatacatgtccaacccacgcttgaaacaatcgagggaccccacctccaccacgttacgtggtaattggttccacaaatcaacaaccctgttaccgaaccagtatttacccaagcctttcgaattctaaacttatccaatttataaccattgtttcgtgttctgtcttgtgttgatacttttaataccctattaatatcccttttgttaggtCCAgtaatccacttgtaaacctctatcatgtcacccctaactcttcgcctttccagtgatgcaagttaagctttgttaatctttcttcatatgaaagatttctaatttggggaattaacttagttaaTTAACTATGATGGacacgtttaagtgaatttatatccattctatagtatggcgaccaaaacttcaCTGCgttatctaaatggggcctaaccagagcaagatatagctgaagaaccacaccaggtgtcttgttaattacgcttcgattaataaaccctagtgtcctatttgccttattacgaacattcaggcattgatctttttgttttaaattcttactaatcataactaccagatccctttcgcaatccgacttcgcaatctcaacacttacctttattcttatgttcttagacatatatgaatgagattaggtggttataaatagcagctttcttgtgtggggccagtaggacatctgtagttacgtttattcttattttcctacgtttagatttaggaaatacctttgaaaatagtggttcggtaacatggttgttgatttgtggaaccaattaccgcatatcttgatagaagtaggatcccttgattgtttcaagtatgcGTTGGACTTATATATAAATGGGATTGGGAAAatataaataggtgctgcctcgtatgggccaataggctttctgcagttaccttcattcttgttcctaattccctattaatatcccgtttgatgtgtcaatccatccacttgcacacctctactaagtcactccgaattcttggcctttctagagaatgcaaattagtactacttagtcaatctttcttcatatgacaagtttctaatatgcaggattaactttgttattctcgtatgggccaataggccttctgcagttaccttcattcttatgttcctaataccctattaacatcccgtttgatgtgtccattcatccacttgtacacctctactatgtcactccgaattcttggccgttctagagaatgcaaattagtactacttagttaatctttcttcatatgacaagtttctaatttgcaggattaactttgttatcctacgctgggcgtgttctagtgaatttatatcagaaaacgtatattttaacttgttaaaaatattttgattcatattcataaacagtctactcatgcacatgtataaacattcatgcctcgtattgtcagtttaactttattctaatgttcttagcaatttgaatatttatcggcatcgagaaataaccaaataaacaagttccatcatccagcaacatcagtcacctgagatagctgctacataaccccccggtggccacaacgggttagctcattactcatttagctcacagactacaaggttggtcacaagcagtaccaccactgcagtctctctccatcacctgtgttcccttaccaacaccactcccaaccaccAATCACTAGGTGTAttcaacaacacccaccacatcgACAAACTTCACCAGCCCTATTCCAGATATTTTCTGAAACACTAGCACGTGTCGGAAAGACGTTTTATAAAGTGGTCAAGTAacatgttgatacctggttgatggggttctgggagttcttctactccccaagcccggcccgaggcctggctcgacttgtgagagtttggtccaccaggctgttgcttggagcggcccgcaggcccacatacccaccacagcccggttggtccggcactccttggaggaataaatctagtttcctcttgaaaatgtccacggttgttccggcaatatttcttatgcttgctgggttgacgttgaacaaccgcggacctctgatgtttatacagtgttctctgattgtgcctatggcacctctgctcttcatttattctattctacattttcttccatgtcgttcgctccagtacgttgttattttactgtgtagatttggtacttggccctccagtatcttccaggtgtatattatttgatctctctcgtcttctttctagtgagtacatttggagggctttgagacgatcccaataatttagatgctttattgcgtgccgtatatgttctctgtattccctctatttcagcaatctctcctgctccgaaggaggaagtgagtaccgagcagtactcaagacgggacaacacaagtgacttgcagagtacaaccattgtgatgggatccctggatttgaaagttctcgtaatccatcctatcatttttctggctgtcgcaatatttgcttggttatgctccttaaacgttaggtcgtcagacattattattcccaaatcctttacatgctgttttcctactatgggtacatttgattgtgttttgtactctgtattatgtttaaggtcctcatttttaccgtacctgagtacctggaatttatcactgttaaacatcatgttattttctgatgcccagtcgaaaactttattaatatcagcttgaagtttttcaatgtcctcagccaaggtaattttcatactgatttttgtgtcatctgcaaaggatgatgcgaagctgtgacttgtatttttgtctatatctgatatgagaataaggaaaagcagcggtgcaaggactgtaccctgaggtacagagcttttcactgcacttggactagattttatatggttgacagttactcgctgagtcctgtttgacagaaaactgagtatccagcgtcctactttaccggttattcccattgacttcattttgtgtgctatcacgccatggtcacatttatcgaaagcctttgcgaagtccgtgtatatcacatcagcattctgtttctcttctaatgcctcagtgactttgtcgtagtgctcaagtagctgtgagaggcacgatcttcccgctcgaaatccatgttggcctgggttgtgaaggtcattggtctccatgaaattggtgacctgactcctaatcactctctcaaatacttttatgatgtgcgatgttagtgcaactggtctataattttttgccaatgctttgctccctcccttgtgtagaggggctatgtctgctactttaagtgcatctggtatctcccccgtgtccaagctcttcctccacactatactgagtgcctgtgctaccggcactttgcatttctttataaatattgaattccatgagtctggacctggggccgagtgcatgggcatgttttcaatttctttttcaaaatttagtgcgctcgtgtttatatcagttatatttacaggggtttgaatatcccgcataaagaaattgtctggatcttccaccttcatgttgtttattggagtgctaaacatgtcctcatactgcttttttaggatttcactaatttctttgtcatcctccgtgtatgaaccttcacttgtacgaataggtccaatactggcagtggtttttgcttttgatttcgcatatgagaagaaatattttggatttttctttatttcctgaattgctttctgttctaactgcctttcttcagtttcatatgagtgtttcaatttccgctcgatttcttcaatctccctatttaaattattccttctttgacgggaaattcgtgtctgcataagcagttccgttatttttttcctgcgtttatagtgtcgtctgcgttctctttctacgttagatctctttctggcttttctcaaaggaacatgtttcagacagacttgatacgcttctgaagtcagtttttctattccttctgtaggacttgtattatttagaacagttccccatggaatgtttgtaagttccctgtttattatctcccagtctatccttttattattaaaattgaatttactgaatagcccctctcgctttatcaacgttttaggtctattctgagcattgatggtcgtttgcacttcaatgagtttgtgatctgagtatgtggtatctgatatcgtaatgtctctgataatgtcttcattgttcgtaaagaccagatctagaatattttcatttctcgttggctccgatatctgctgattgagtgaaaatttgtcacagaatctaggtagttctctaatctgtggttggttaggtcctgatagatttcctggtataatattattgtttgctattttccacctgagactaggcaagttgaagtcacctaggaagataatatcaggtatcgggttctccaaattatcaaggctattctctattttgcttatctgttctgtgaattcctcagccgttgcatctggcggtttgtatattagtataatcactaaatttattttctctatttttaatcccagtacctctaccacctcatttgtaacggttaggagctccgagcatacaaggtcttccctaatatacagacccactcctccatgtgacctaattttcctatcacacctgtataggttatatcctggaatccagatctcactgtccaacagttcccctgcatgggtttctgtgaaagctccaaatactgcatttgactccgtgaggaggccatttatgaactgtactttgttgtttgttcttgttttcagcccttgtatgttggcaaagatgaatgaggttactctattagtgatagtttgaatgggagactttttcggcaagtccattaatcgtggagataatgagtttgttctgaccagtactgattgttgtagggcagttgtctgtcatagttgtagttccctttcggtgggtaattgtatctgtaattctgaaatgcaagtggatctggcatccagttccatacactctccatgctgctccttttgaattctctgccggtctggtataaaaaatttatagagtttcctccaaattcattatcctgcttgccactctttatgtagcgttccgtgcctttcacgtgaaagtgtgggcagctaaggtcatagcattttctgtcctccagtgaggtttggcacatgtcaggatggaaaaacctacatattgatccaaatcgacactcacctttcctaagcatatttaaacattttttggagatgttggtaactgcattctaatcctttcttattaccagcatatctatgtctgcatatgcactttgcataaaatttgcataagtctgtccttccgttctgaattgctctatcgagaaccgtcgtggtgtctgtacctatcgagctgtcagtgctgtctggtacactttctagtttactgtcatctacatcctggcctactgagtcagagtttacaacttcctgagtttcagcctcaatttcatccctgactatagcctccgccccttgtatattagaattgttgttcctttcccactccttctggatggctggtaggcttccaatgaatgatgttttccgatcatgcgtcatgttatctagaaggttttttaggatattccaagctggcaggtcatttttacacacccagagcaagtggccagctctcagtgccgtagtgttactcactcctgtacaagctgaatggaatctagtcttacagatataacattcaattcccgttaccttcgtctttaagaagttgttacagtggccacaaatttgtttatttactcccatattgccttgttttgttgtatatatctatatatttataatattatatgtatattgtatattagtaacaatatatatgtatatatatttatatgtttaatatttatattatatgtatatcgtatatttgtaatattatgtgtgttattttgttcaaactttatggcaggtacttagcgtaggtagcgaggctggtaccccggtcagtacaggtgacctcttgtggcccaggttgatgtcaccagtttccagttacccgatttataaccactgatgccgccacttgccactattctatatttctagtgttctatatttataatattcacttccaacttatatgttgttgtgatacccgttccacatcactgttccacgaatcactgctcactatttttttgtgtttttttttcctaatacacgcatgtacacaaagcctcg
Coding sequences:
- the LOC123773551 gene encoding general transcription factor IIF subunit 2-like translates to MYTEIVVFPINQILLNTVFQVSDVPVTSVTVQTVTAPALQLVMIEVKVVEVTKPLMKKKAEGKTIRDDKDKVMELLFAAFEKHQYYNIKDLHKITRQPITYLKDILKDLCNYNVKYPHKNMWELKPEYRHYKLAEKAVENSVYD